A stretch of Mucilaginibacter terrae DNA encodes these proteins:
- a CDS encoding DUF3098 domain-containing protein, giving the protein MAQKYEKPVGATPRPSILGNTKPATAPVQFVFGKANYQWLAISVLIVALGFVLMSGTTDIYSTTKIVIAPLVVLAGFGVGFYAIMKKPAA; this is encoded by the coding sequence ATGGCTCAAAAATATGAAAAGCCTGTAGGCGCAACTCCAAGGCCGTCTATCTTAGGTAACACAAAACCAGCAACTGCACCTGTGCAGTTTGTATTCGGCAAAGCTAACTACCAATGGTTGGCTATTAGTGTGCTTATTGTAGCGTTAGGTTTTGTACTGATGTCGGGCACTACCGATATTTATAGCACTACCAAAATTGTTATAGCACCTTTGGTGGTGTTAGCCGGTTTTGGTGTAGGGTTTTATGCCATCATGAAAAAGCCTGCCGCCTAA